One genomic window of Deinococcus ruber includes the following:
- a CDS encoding sigma factor-like helix-turn-helix DNA-binding protein gives MSAVQPIAELIATLVPAPLPCGELLPLDLAAITRHLESLCDEREWLILTEQFRAGVTFDQLARRFGVVRERVRQIEERTMRRLGARQADQHWTAMLNTLSLTPRMVVIPEELEHLWPVVMRIVGAARRDLPPLYGIAIAPGLWTFTRLKHAYRLQSASLATGQFLSEQATAAAVQLSPDHLRLLWPMTPIKLTVSGYYAGSLPTWTGRDWMTALPQFLLQHGHRSWHEDEVLGALASLPGFPAVQRTTLTNALHRQPQLIRDPRKRTWHLLPAAMS, from the coding sequence ATGTCTGCTGTTCAACCCATTGCTGAGTTAATCGCCACCTTAGTCCCTGCGCCGCTCCCCTGTGGCGAACTGCTCCCGCTCGATCTCGCCGCCATCACACGGCACCTCGAAAGCCTGTGCGACGAACGAGAGTGGTTGATCCTCACCGAGCAGTTCCGTGCAGGCGTCACCTTCGATCAGCTCGCCCGGCGCTTTGGGGTTGTCCGCGAGCGCGTCCGACAGATTGAGGAACGAACCATGCGCCGTCTGGGCGCGCGACAAGCGGATCAACACTGGACAGCGATGCTCAATACACTGAGCCTCACGCCGCGCATGGTGGTGATTCCGGAAGAGCTGGAGCATCTCTGGCCGGTCGTGATGCGCATCGTTGGGGCTGCTCGACGCGACCTGCCTCCACTGTACGGTATCGCCATTGCCCCTGGACTGTGGACCTTCACGCGGCTGAAGCATGCCTATCGACTGCAGAGTGCCAGCCTCGCGACAGGCCAATTCCTCAGTGAACAGGCAACAGCAGCGGCAGTACAGCTCAGCCCTGACCATCTCCGTCTGCTCTGGCCGATGACACCGATCAAGTTGACGGTGAGCGGATATTACGCAGGATCGCTGCCGACCTGGACTGGCCGGGACTGGATGACGGCCCTACCGCAGTTCCTGTTGCAGCACGGCCACCGCAGTTGGCACGAAGACGAGGTGTTGGGAGCACTGGCATCGCTCCCAGGCTTTCCAGCGGTCCAGCGCACTACGTTGACGAATGCGCTACACCGGCAGCCTCAGTTGATCCGGGATCCCCGAAAGCGAACTTGGCACCTGCTTCCTGCTGCCATGTCTTGA
- a CDS encoding SdrD B-like domain-containing protein, whose product MTQTPLRNAVSSLVPQSLTTLALTSGETGAVTIAVTPATTGDAVVQLTATCPSGEHAEALATVHSTLVPVTITKSENTDTLKIGDPLDYTLTLSNRNFVPLMVSVTDGIDSHLDVISSDPEMDGSSQGRALRWSNLSVPAQGTRTIVIHTHVNRVSDEADIPNTAVLSQPSVSDTPSNTVVAHLFDPALVVLKQASRSVVQIGDRLSYSVSLQNQSTAALLTSTQLVDTLPSGEHYLPGTARLNGIENEPTISGQQLTWSGPGLKPGELLTLTYDVGITLDAQPGTLLNLVTGRGHGSSGEIAKTAQATVQVTGRTSLADIIGVIFIDTNNNGVLDGGETPIPGVRVLLAGGREALTDADGRYHFADLPSGPYALYVDPASLPLPAAPYPGDRGTAGARLAQVMGLTQLNIPLQPPTLQAHTVRFTTLTSGPVTLLKTVTQLDDTHFRSTTTLNSSAAAHYVLDDHAPADVPALPNATQHSGDLQPGTAVRFTSEYQTTNPDPLGDPDLTITVMP is encoded by the coding sequence ATGACGCAGACACCTCTGCGCAACGCCGTGAGCTCACTGGTGCCGCAGAGTCTCACGACGCTGGCATTGACGTCGGGTGAGACAGGCGCGGTGACAATCGCGGTCACGCCCGCCACGACCGGCGATGCCGTTGTACAACTGACAGCGACCTGCCCGAGTGGCGAACACGCCGAAGCGCTGGCGACGGTGCACAGCACGCTGGTGCCCGTGACCATCACCAAGAGCGAAAACACCGACACCCTCAAGATCGGCGATCCCCTCGACTACACCCTGACGTTGAGCAACCGCAATTTTGTCCCGCTCATGGTCAGCGTCACAGATGGGATTGACAGTCATCTGGACGTCATCAGCAGTGATCCCGAGATGGATGGGTCAAGTCAAGGTCGTGCGCTGCGCTGGAGCAATCTCAGCGTTCCCGCGCAAGGCACGCGCACCATCGTGATTCACACCCACGTCAACCGCGTCTCAGACGAGGCAGACATTCCAAATACCGCTGTGCTCAGCCAGCCGTCTGTGTCGGATACACCGAGTAACACGGTGGTCGCGCACCTGTTCGACCCGGCACTGGTGGTGCTCAAGCAGGCCAGCCGCTCCGTGGTACAGATTGGGGACCGGCTGAGTTACAGCGTGAGTCTCCAGAACCAGAGCACTGCCGCTCTGCTGACGAGCACGCAGCTCGTCGATACGCTGCCGAGCGGCGAACACTATCTGCCGGGTACCGCGCGCCTCAACGGCATTGAGAATGAACCGACCATCAGTGGGCAGCAACTCACCTGGAGCGGGCCAGGTCTGAAACCTGGTGAGCTGCTGACCCTCACCTACGACGTCGGCATCACGCTGGACGCCCAGCCTGGGACGTTGCTCAATCTCGTGACGGGGCGCGGCCACGGTTCCTCAGGCGAGATTGCAAAGACCGCCCAGGCCACCGTGCAGGTCACGGGCCGCACGTCGCTGGCAGACATCATCGGCGTGATCTTCATCGATACCAACAACAACGGCGTGCTCGACGGAGGCGAAACACCAATCCCAGGAGTGCGCGTGCTGCTTGCGGGAGGACGCGAGGCGTTGACCGACGCGGACGGCCGCTATCACTTCGCCGATCTGCCAAGCGGCCCGTATGCGCTGTATGTCGACCCTGCGAGCCTGCCGCTGCCTGCCGCCCCGTACCCCGGCGACCGGGGTACGGCAGGCGCGCGTCTGGCGCAGGTGATGGGTCTGACGCAGCTCAACATTCCACTGCAACCGCCCACGCTGCAGGCACACACGGTTCGGTTCACCACCCTGACCTCAGGGCCGGTGACGCTCCTCAAAACAGTCACGCAGCTGGACGACACCCATTTCAGGTCAACCACCACCCTCAACAGCAGCGCGGCGGCTCACTACGTCCTGGACGATCACGCACCTGCCGATGTCCCGGCACTCCCAAACGCCACCCAGCACAGCGGTGATCTCCAGCCGGGCACGGCTGTCCGATTTACCAGCGAGTACCAGACCACCAACCCAGATCCTCTGGGCGACCCCGACCTAACCATCACGGTGATGCCATGA